From a region of the Panicum virgatum strain AP13 chromosome 2K, P.virgatum_v5, whole genome shotgun sequence genome:
- the LOC120685852 gene encoding microtubule-associated protein futsch-like isoform X2 — protein sequence MVGLGTGAPIVQVYHEKSIILPDVSRVLACLYEKDIKFETHTASYKSLLRLQASSHAPVPFYDGPTFLEESRGICRYIAEKYEHQGYPFLLGKDALERASVEQWLHNEEHAFNPPSRALYCYLAFPLDEEDGDDIDMHTRKLEEVLEVYEQRLSDSRFLAGNKFTLADLVHLPNSHYITASDKFVYLYDSRKNVSRWWDEISNRKSWQQVLRHMKRVEEQNRQEELKQQQQKEHPRTSGHPIRIDSIKLIGTEPRTILVPPADTVSSSSIAPPHPTDTFPGEALVSSSQTTPTDKTSAVLSKETTIFNAPDEKPPTSVQNARTTSIKHPIPVQRIKDDAFPTAAKKPPVAGTAKSSTKDASIPEPTAKDLHTRHKPSSSKDGSNNLDVFDYYPSYTDEETPYIEPTQRNSDLLDAFSGSNIAAGHTKTSSISAKEPDQPSVSDFYKSHSRATGIDSQNKESIPYSGRTAPDLEPADTSGSKLHTTGVHRRLQPEQWHTATAKLNDLQQDADQLMSTQQGKPSKDVKQYPSQDSEQAISHPIPEEPMSMELVQRRENTTQRPYTDQRSRGIVEDKASCDQRNALLLPSAQEHAATPSWQEAAKDARGRIPWQAGYPGGQDTNKQPRDPASVPRQRAAQDARGTFGESKAADSTIPSENFPDASGSSLPRQDLDAAHHTTAPFQKRYPGTEDTSKQAKDKISTPWPMTDKDAEDTTEETQISDSSLSQVRPSYFQKADAPPWKQETTEDRHSGTSSIQEKHANVKDSTGISRDVAFKPNQTIGQDDQDTFNETKSGGPSLLRDQQTDTWQAASTLSEKEVNQDGRSVAPPWQTGYPSSTPPSKTRYQIAKDVSKQPTGTAPTPKKKAAQDDKGTSEESNTADEIASTDQPLSAWRAPISPRRQEVENSSRMNTPFQKRYPGDQDSMQVAHNASASWQIAPDGRKDIFEETKPADSRTSAKPVYTQQAPPPLPRQTEAEDGQGKGRQSRVTIPEPQEMVARNAQVTHGERKTTTPGEHFLDRLQAIPQSSPAAAKDVQSATGETRKFPDILDTTKKSRDTFEETKDPDSTLPRAQSLGAGDAQRTIGESGTPTSDLRKDVLRRLQPDAQDPFQQSKLSAIDQKDLGPLSSKERDAKDALATTSEEKSISAERHREMIKSKPQGSIKVQKASSLYQKQPPVGQDNQEPAQITEAVEKANGSIPKHQQASDILYTLDEKIDTTAPANAKSRSNFGAEELYRKDTTTDQKLVPPLLSKDLTSQVQPSSESLQEAASRGDLSTDPSTIEQWQRASVPLNDATSSSGYDEIGMATIDQKLTPMSQKATPSSEGVNQMAKESGEQRVEPHVPVEAETSGVQSASPSFPGASTAHHATTDDKFSKQSIIDERVGEPTKMQASIPAHIAAPDGHSELVSIPDGQISEAAKTRHDQATLEDVHDANLPILDVAKDIFKETKLADSTPSSAKPMYTQQPGHAEVEDTRDRGTKSRETAPDQQKMVERSAGTAGEQFSDRLKAIPPSKYREGTIDDQKVAPPPLSRELTSQVQPPSEPSHEAALHGDFPSKQSTIDQWRHASAPLHDVTSGFGDDEVAMSVVDQKPTPMGQQESDEQRVGPPVPVEAETSGAQRASPSFLGAPVDDHATIGDKFAKQSIFDERAGKPIHMQISSPDAHPASELTKRAAPEGHETGDSDGQISEATKARDPATVHEDVNDVNLSTHDVGKDTFKETKVSDSTPSNAKPMYTQQPATTPSRQTQVNEARDKSMQSRETIPEQQKMVEIKTGISGEQSSDYKKAIHPSRQVAAAEDAPNGDRIQFPYIPDSSKKSRVTFEEAIDPGSTLPKAQPLDSQDSQLMKGESTMPTADQRKGWEDEKDDETIMTEEKSFSTERLREMFQESESTTPKTQQAGEKIDNSTPEHQESSGASYTSDEKLSASAPARADIRDDHSADKPYKKYTADDQKVAPSLSSKGPASQVQPLAAPFQRAVPDGDSPSKQFTIDQWQRASAPLHGESADSAPKQMHEPITAAHPASASTIRTSPDGHEAGSSKLVRTPEDRKLEAAKATQDPDAIHENVHDAAIDENTATYHASGDELITGYVHDRQAHPPASTQAQPTVETPRDYDSSQYEQKSTPSDKGSSHVAQPLSSVEPIKEDSNVSATDYANAPQMIFRQQARPSAPSTVGIPASDTQGVIGEIQEFTPDNRRTDDSEQVADVSQAIPGQEEMTSPPSATVFPTSDAQLASAEIQEVIPDDKQAVESAFGPGEVGPPEKKFAPSDQELPHSAEQPTSGKSRKEQTVVPTAEQIKQQPTVIGQKDTPDTREALTSEDVLDTAPTHGDVHPTGSIEPDRRPLSIQGEETQEPRPRVAKDSLDTEDISTDALGNVQFLKPSTTPGALHITTGITPVDVALAEQTSSTSGQDSADPAEPAFPLGPRNKEIRDSTPSGLLISSTDPSKRDAIVAVPDQAKDLQTTPSGQDILSTQRPSGKVQETVPGDDSSNDEPLRPSSAVREGEPSKVVPASVPGKQLGSVPNEVAYDEQKFSLSGQASAYPAQPPSSSEARSKEIGDLAPSAQLNVTNEPKNGDDIVAAPDQAKDSETTPGQQVKLSAPSSYTQHPSGTLEEDEPADNPGEAKSSKPRSVAQEGKTSTAVPASVPDTQYGAAPNQVAVDEQKFALSGQDSAHTTLPAPAPGTQYGTELHKADDEQKFASSGQDSVHPVQPAFSTDEQAKEDTVTATDQTSTLEKIIGQKDTTPTPDKAKAPFSGTPDASRETQKSADDDRIDDKHPGQGRISRYRNVSEPPEGPTPEVHSDAVIKETTLGSSQAETSKTRPDSAPSSGDVPATNSLPETQDRQGSAYARNVPADSLQNIKSPGHLSSDQALAPIMSPSVPSVAPLGTVPSTNSVQLQWKASMASTVDLESVPDTQHGIPRGEATPAEQKFAVSDQELPHTSELPSAAKTRKEKANAAMGDQPNVPQGPETVRHQVKAPSSDARETLPKDQQPSGAALPEQITHPVLPSDLRDRPTPEVGRTVVDKETTLLSSQAQTSTSEPDSTLFSGDVSPTGSLQNQDAQPPVAIQAPATQSLQGSAPTHDDSLGKFESPRQASTDQVMAPVSDSAAPVDASQVTETGQDSAESIQPPFSSEPTEDNTVVTAADQTKDVETEIHQQAIAPAPDSAKTPFPGTQDASRKIQESTPDNGHINEPFPSQEQMLLGGSSSQPREGQITDPYGTNVNGRTGTSLSSQANSADPGSDLAPTHTDVHASVDEGPTGIYFAAPGAQKQLPAETQDVSLDSSSKTKSTGQESMAPTRDLASSPDTQLDSSRTQHEAAPAGQKFAVSDQGFSNASKSPSFAEPRKEETNAGAADQVSVPQTTAAHKIPSATSDAPQGVEPGQVSAHASEPPFSAEASNETSHAARAPESHEGTTPQVRSPVVDAKTTLPSRQVQTANAGPDSTPISGDVPDRSSLHNQEAQLSAATQVPTIQAQGSASTKNEPADSLLGDIKSRRQLPTDEVMAPITSFAAPSDSSQGTEPGTNSAQPSEEASFDFSSDEKPTTTQGDQAKTLPNVDLPTSQVAGQSESEDFRRVDSQENLKGASPNEPKTQQQLQQFNTQSFKENNEEADEPGNPQPSEQAIIDSPEGNENQAEQTKPRDTETGGPEDMEASENSNQKNSRISQVETSDHSGKEASGVQRLAENTKDAPNSTEDVPGDVEAFSKSKESSRSSEEPKVQLQSVDENGSSETGQPTEGDLPANSYQNGGRQSQAEALDKSDEQSYPGIQNKDRDSGRSNDSADPTKTGDMED from the exons AATCCAGAGGAATCTGCCGCTACATAGCAGAAAAATATGAACACCAAGGATATCCATTCCTCCTTGGGAAGGATGCCTTGGAGAGGGCTTCGGTTGAGCAATGGCTCCACAATGAGGAGCATGCTTTCAACCCTCCAAGCCGGGCCTTGTACTGCTATTTGGCCTTTCCCCTGGATGAAGAAGATGGTGATGATATTGACATGCATACAAGAAAGCTAGAAGAAGTTCTGGAAGTTTACGAGCAAAGGCTCAGTGACAGCAGATTCCTTGCTGGAAACAAGTTCACCCTTGCTGACCTTGTTCACCTGCCAAACTCCCACTACATCACAGCATCTGACAAGTTTGTCTACCTGTATGACTCGAGGAAAAATGTGAGCAGGTGGTGGGATGAGATTTCTAATCGGAAGTCTTGGCAGCAAGTACTGAGGCATATGAAGAGGGTGGAGGAGCAGAACAGGCAAgaggaactgaagcagcagcagcagaaagaGCATCCTAGAACCTCTGGCCACCCGATCCGGATAGACTCTATAAAGCTGATCGGCACAGAACCTCGCACAATATTGGTTCCTCCTGCTGATACTGTGTCATCATCTTCCATAGCTCCTCCCCATCCTACTGATACGTTCCCCGGTGAAGCACTGGTTTCCTCTAGCCAAACCACTCCTACTGATAAAACTTCAGCTGtcctaagcaaggaaactacaATCTTTAATGCCCCTGACGAAAAACCACCAACCTCAGTTCAAAACGCTCGTACCACTTCTATAAAACATCCTATTCCTGTTCAAAGAATTAAAGATGATGCCTTCCCTACCGCTGCCAAGAAACCTCCAGTAGCCGGTACTGCCAAGTCCAGCACTAAAGATGCCTCAATCCCTGAACCCACTGCAAAAGACCTCCATACTAGACATAAGCCAAGTTCATCAAAGGATGGTTCTAATAACCTTGATGTGTTTGATTACTACCCAAGCTATACTGATGAAGAAACACCATACATTGAACCTACTCAAAGAAATTCGGATCTGTTGGATGCATTCTCTGGGTCCAACATTGCCGCTGGTCATACTAAAACCAGTTCAATATCAGCCAAAGAGCCTGACCAACCCAGTGTATCTGATTTCTACAAGAGTCACAGCAGAGCCACTGGTATTGATTCTCAGAACAAAGAATCAATTCCATATTCTGGTCGTACTGCACCAGACCTTGAACCTGCAGATACTTCTGGTAGCAAGCTCCATACAACTGGTGTTCATCGTAGGCTGCAGCCTGAGCAGTGGCATACTGCTACAGCCAAATTAAATGACCTACAGCAAGATGCTGATCAACTAATGTCTACTCAACAAGGAAAACCAAGCAAAGATGTGAAGCAGTACCCATCGCAAGATTCAGAACAAGCAATCTCACATCCTATTCCTGAAGAGCCAATGAGCATGGAATTGGTTCAAAGACGAGAAAATACAACTCAAAGACCCTATACTGACCAGAGAAGTCGAGGAATTGTGGAGGATAAAGCATCTTGTGATCAGAGAAATGCATTACTGCTCCCTTCTGCACAAGAGCATGCTGCAACTCCATCATGGCAAGAAGCAGCTAAAGATGCTCGAGGCAGAATTCCATGGCAAGCTGGATATCCAGGCGGTCAAGATACCAACAAGCAACCTAGAGACCCTGCTTCTGTACCAAGGCAAAGAGCAGCTCAAGATGCTAGAGGTACATTTGGTGAATCAAAGGCTGCGGACTCCACTATACCCAGTGAAAATTTTCCAGATGCTTCTGGATCTTCTCTCCCAAGGCAAGATTTAGATGCTGCTCACCACACTACAGCACCATTTCAAAAGAGATATCCTGGAACTGAAGATACCTCCAAGCAAGCTAAAGACAAAATTTCTACTCCATGGCCAATGACTGACAAAGATGCTGAAGATACCACTGAAGAAACACAAATTTCTGACTCTTCATTATCCCAAGTGCGACCTTCGTATTTTCAGAAAGCTGATGCTCCTCCATGGAAGCAAGAAACAACTGAAGATCGTCATAGTGGAACTTCATCAATCCAAGAAAAACATGCTAATGTCAAAGACAGCACTGGAATATCTAGGGATGTTGCTTTCAAGCCAAATCAAACGATTggtcaagatgatcaagacacCTTCAATGAAACAAAGTCTGGTGGCCCCTCATTGCTTAGGGACCAACAAACAGACACTTGGCAAGCTGCATCTACTTTATCAGAGAAAGAAGTAAACCAAGATGGTCGTAGTGTGGCTCCACCATGGCAAACAGGATATCCAAGTTCAACTCCTCCATCCAAAACAAGATACCAAATTGCTAAGGATGTCAGCAAGCAACCAACAGGGACTGCTCCAACACCTAAGAAGAAAGCAGCCCAAGATGATAAAGGAACCTCTGAAGAATCAAATACTGCTGATGAAATAGCATCAACCGATCAGCCTTTAAGTGCCTGGAGAGCTCCTATTTCTCCACGAAGACAAGAGGTGGAGAATTCTTCTAGGATGAATACACCATTCCAAAAGAGATATCCTGGTGATCAAGACAGCATGCAAGTTGCCCACAATGCTTCTGCATCATGGCAAATTGCACCTGATGGTCGTAAAGATATCTTTGAAGAAACAAAACCTGCTGACTCTAGAACAAGTGCAAAACCTGTGTACACACAacaagctcctcctcctcttccaagACAAACAGAAGCTGAAGATGGTCAGGGCAAAGGCAGACAAAGTAGAGTAACCATTCCTGAACCACAGGAAATGGTAGCAAGAAATGCTCAAGTCACACATGGAGAAAGGAAGACCACTACACCTGGAGAGCATTTTTTAGATCGTCTGCAAGCTATTCCACAATCAAGTCCGGCAGCAGCAAAAGATGTCCAGAGTGCAACTGGTGAGACAAGAAAATTTCCAGATATTCTTGACACTACCAAGAAATCTAGAGACACCTTTGAAGAAACCAAAGATCCTGACTCTACATTACCCAGAGCACAATCTTTGGGTGCTGGAGATGCTCAACGCACCATTGGAGAATCTGGAACACCAACTTCTGATCTAAGGAAGGATGTTTTAAGACGACTCCAGCCAGATGCTCAAGATCCATTTCAGCAATCAAAATTATCAGCTATTGATCAGAAAGACTTGGGTCCATTATCATCGAAGGAAAGAGATGCAAAAGATGCTCTGGCCACCACGAGTGAAGAAAAATCAATCTCAGCTGAGAGGCATAGGGAGATGATCAAAAGCAAACCCCAGGGCTCCATTAAGGTACAAAAAGCATCATCTCTTTACCAGAAACAGCCTCCAGTTGGACAAGACAACCAGGAACCAGCTCAAATCACTGAAGCTGTTGAGAAAGCAAATGGTTCCATACCAAAGCATCAACAAGCTTCTGATATTCTGTATACTTTGGATGAGAAAATAGATACTACAGCACCAGCCAATGCAAAATCTCGTTCCAACTTCGGTGCAGAAGAGCTGTACAGAAAAGATACTACCACAGATCAGAAATTGGTGCCACCTCTGTTGAGCAAAGATCTAACTTCCCAGGTGCAACCTTCCTCTGAATCATTACAAGAAGCAGCTTCCCGTGGCGATCTGTCTACCGATCCATCCACCATTGAACAATGGCAGCGTGCATCTGTGCCATTAAATGATGCAACTTCTAGTTCTGGTTATGATGAGATTGGCATGGCTACCATTGATCAGAAGCTAACACCAATGAGCCAAAAAGCTACTCCCAGTTCCGAGGGTGTCAACCAGATGGCCAAAGAATCCGGCGAGCAGAGAGTGGAACCCCATGTACCAGTAGAAGCAGAAACATCTGGTGTTCAAAGTGCTTCACCATCATTCCCAGGAGCTTCCACAGCACATCATGCCACTACTGATGATAAGTTTTCTAAGCAGTCAATTATTGATGAAAGAGTTGGAGAACCAACAAAAATGCAAGCATCTATTCCAGCACATATAGCAGCTCCTGATGGTCATTCAGAGCTTGTCAGCATACCTGATGGGCAAATATCAGAGGCTGCAAAAACTAGACATGATCAAGCCACACTCGAAGATGTTCATGATGCCAATTTGCCAATTCTTGATGTTGCTAAAGATATCTTCAAAGAAACAAAGCTTGCTGACTCTACACCATCTAGTGCAAAACCTATGTACACTCAACAACCAGGGCATGCAGAAGTAGAAGACACCAGGGACAGAGGGACAAAAAGTAGAGAAACTGCTCCTGACCAACAAAAGATGGTGGAAAGAAGTGCAGGTACAGCTGGAGAGCAATTTTCAGATCGTCTGAAAGCAATTCCTCCATCAAAATATAGAGAAGGTACTATAGATGACCAGAAAGTGGCACCACCTCCTTTAAGCAGAGAACTAACTTCCCAAGTCCAACCTCCCTCCGAACCATCACATGAGGCAGCTCTCCATGGAGATTTTCCTAGCAAACAATCCACCATTGATCAATGGCGACATGCATCTGCTCCATTGCATGATGTGACTTCTGGTTTTGGTGATGATGAGGTAGCCATGTCCGTCGTTGATCAGAAGCCAACACCAATGGGACAGCAAGAATCTGATGAGCAAAGAGTGGGACCACCTGTACCAGTAGAAGCAGAAACATCTGGTGCTCAACGTGCTTCACCATCATTTCTAGGAGCACCTGTGGATGATCATGCCACTATTGGTGATAAGTTTGCCAAGCAGTCAATTTTTGATGAAAGAGCTGGTAAACCAATACATATGCAAATATCAAGTCCAGATGCTCATCCTGCTTCGGAACTTACTAAGAGAGCAGCTCCTGAAGGTCATGAAACTGGTGATTCTGATGGCCAAATATCAGAAGCAACAAAAGCTAGAGATCCAGCCACAGTCCATGAAGATGTTAATGATGTCAATTTGTCAACTCATGACGTGGGTAAAGATACCTTCAAGGAAACTAAGGTTTCTGACTCTACACCATCCAATGCCAAACCTATGTACACTCAGCAACCTGCTACTACTCCATCAAGACAAACACAAGTTAATGAAGCTAGGGACAAAAGCATGCAAAGTAGAGAAACTATTCCTGAACAACAAAAAATGGTGGAAATAAAGACAGGCATATCTGGAGAGCAGTCATCAGATTATAAGAAAGCAATTCATCCATCAAGACAGGTAGCAGCAGCTGAGGATGCTCCAAATGGTGATAGAATACAGTTTCCATACATTCCTGACAGTTCCAAGAAGTCTAGAGTCACCTTTGAAGAAGCTATTGATCCTGGCTCTACATTACCCAAAGCACAACCTTTGGATTCCCAAGATTCTCAGCTCATGAAAGGAGAATCTACAATGCCAACTGCTGACCAAAGGAAGGGCTGGGAGGATGAAAAAGATGATGAAACAATCATGACTGAAGAAAAGTCATTCTCAACAGAGCGCCTTAGGGAGATGTTCCAGGAAAGTGAATCCACAACACCCAAGACACAGCAAGCTGGTGAGAAAATAGATAATTCTACACCAGAGCATCAAGAATCTTCTGGTGCTTCATACACTTCTGATGAGAAATTAAGTGCTTCTGCACCAGCCAGAGCAGATATTCGTGATGATCACAGTGCAGACAAGCCTTATAAAAAATACACTGCCGATGATCAGAAAGTGGCTCCATCTCTATCAAGCAAAGGACCAGCATCCCAAGTGCAACCTCTCGCTGCACCATTTCAAAGAGCAGTCCCTGATGGAGATTCTCCTAGCAAACAATTCACCATTGATCAATGGCAACGTGCGTCTGCTCCATTACATGGTGAAAGTGCTGATTCTGCTCCAAAACAGATGCACGAACCAATTACTGCTGCTCATCCTGCTTCAGCATCTACCATCAGAACAAGTCCTGATGGTCATGAAGCAGGTAGTTCAAAGCTTGTCAGGACACCTGAGGACCGAAAATTAGAGGCTGCAAAAGCTACACAAGATCCAGACGCAATCCATGAAAATGTTCATGATGCGGCTATTGATGAAAATACAGCAACATATCATGCTAGTGGTGATGAGCTCATCACAGGATATGTACATGATCGACAGGCACATCCACCTGCATCAACTCAAGCACAGCCAACTGTTGAAACTCCTCGTGACTATGATTCATCCCAATATGAACAGAAATCCACTCCATCAG ATAAAGGATCATCTCATGTTGCACAACCTCTTTCCTCTGTTGAACCAATAAAGGAAGACAGTAATGTTTCTGCAACTGATTACGCTAATGCGCCGCAAATGATTTTTCGGCAACAAGCCAGACCATCTGCACCAAGTACAGTAGGAATTCCAGCCTCAGATACCCAGGGTGTTATAGGGGAAATCCAGGAGTTTACTCCTGATAACCGCCGCACTGATGATTCAGAACAGGTTGCAGATGTATCACAAGCAATCCCTGGTCAAGAAGAAATGACATCTCCGCCAAGCGCAACAGTTTTCCCAACCTCAGATGCACAGCTTGCCTCAGCAGAAATTCAGGAAGTCATTCCTGATGATAAACAGGCTGTTGAGTCTGCTTTTGGACCAGGTGAAGTAGGTCCTCCTGAAAAGAAATTTGCTCCATCAG ATCAAGAATTACCTCATTCTGCAGAACAGCCTACCTCCGGTAAATCAAGGAAAGAACAAACTGTTGTTCCCACTGCTGAACAAATCAAGCAACAACCAACTGTCATTGGTCAAAAAGACACACCAGATACAAGAGAGGCTCTGACATCAGAAGATGTGCTTGATACTGCGCCTACCCATGGCGACGTTCACCCTACTGGTAGCATTGAACCAGACAGAAGACCTTTATCAATTCAAGGGGAAGAAACTCAAGAACCACGACCTCGTGTGGCTAAAGACTCCCTAGACACTGAAGATATATCTACTGATGCGTTAGGAAATGTTCAATTCTTGAAACCATCAACAACTCCAGGTGCTCTTCATATCACAACTGGTATTACACCTGTTGATGTAGCTTTGGCTGAACAGACATCTTCCACATCAG GTCAAGATTCTGCGGATCCTGCAGAACCAGCCTTCCCTCTTGGTCCAAGGAACAAAGAAATTAGAGATTCAACTCCTTCAGGACTACTTATTTCCTCTACCGACCCAAGTAAAAGAGATGCTATTGTTGCTGTACCTGATCAAGCCAAGGACTTGCAAACAACTCCCAGTGGACAGGACATATTGTCCACCCAGCGTCCTTCAGGGAAGGTTCAGGAAACTGTACCTGGTGATGACTCAAGCAACGATGAGCCATTGAGACCATCCTCTGCTGTTCGAGAAGGCGAACCCTCCAAAGTGGTCCCAGCATCAGTTCCAGGCAAGCAACTTGGTAGTGTACCGAATGAAGTAGCCTATGATGAACAAAAGTTTTCTCTGTCAG GTCAAGCTTCTGCTTATCCGGCACAGCCTCCTTCCTCTTCTGAGGCAAGGAGCAAAGAGATTGGAGATTTAGCTCCTTCCGCACAACTAAATGTCACTAACGAGCCAAAAAATGGAGATGATATTGTTGCTGCACCTGATCAAGCCAAGGACTCCGAAACAACTCCTGGACAACAAGTCAAATTATCTGCACCATCCTCTTATACCCAGCATCCTTCAGGGACACTTGAGGAAGATGAACCTGCTGATAATCCAGGTGAGGCAAAGTCTTCCAAACCACGCTCTGTTGCTCAAGAAGGCAAGACATCTACAGCAGTCCCAGCATCAGTTCCAGACACACAATATGGTGCTGCACCAAATCAAGTAGCAGTTGATGAGCAAAAGTTTGCTCTGTCAG GCCAAGATTCTGCCCATACAACAttaccagctccagctccaggtaCACAATATGGTACAGAACTACATAAAGCAGATGATGAACAAAAGTTTGCTTCATCAG GTCAAGATTCTGTTCATCCTGTACAGCCAGCTTTCTCTACTgatgaacaagcaaaagaagacaCTGTTACTGCAACAGATCAAACCAGCACACTGGAAAAAATAATTGGTCAAAAAGATACGACTCCTACTCCAGACAAAGCAAAAGCTCCCTTCTCGGGTACTCCTGATGCTTCAAGGGAAACTCAGAAAAGTGCTGATGATGATCGCATTGATGACAAACATCCAGGCCAGGGGCGAATTTCTCGTTATAGAAATGTTTCTGAGCCACCCGAAGGACCTACCCCTGAAGTGCACAGTGATGCTGTCATTAAGGAGACGACACTTGGATCTAGTCAAGCAGAAACTTCAAAGACTAGACCTGATTCAGCACCAAGCAGCGGTGATGTGCCAGCAACAAATTCTTTGCCAGAAACACAGGATCGGCAGGGCTCTGCATATGCCCGGAATGTACCCGCTGATTCCTTACAAAATATCAAGTCACCAGGACACCTCTCATCTGATCAGGCATTGGCACCTATAATGAGCCCATCTGTACCTTCAGTTGCTCCCCTGGGTACTGTACCAA GTACAAATTCAGTCCAGCTACAATGGAAAGCTTCTATGGCATCTACAGTGGACCTAGAATCTGTTCCAGACACCCAGCATGGTATCCCACGAGGGGAAGCCACCCCAGCTGAACAGAAATTTGCTGTATCTG ATCAAGAGCTGCCACATACTTCAGAACTGCCTTCTGCTGCTAAAACAAGGAAAGAAAAGGCAAATGCTGCTATGGGTGATCAGCCAAATGTACCACAAGGTCCAGAAACTGTTCGACATCAAGTCAAGGCACCATCATCAGATGCAAGAGAAACTTTACCGAAAGATCAGCAACCCTCTGGTGCTGCGCTTCCTGAACAAATTACTCATCCTGTACTTCCTTCTGACTTACGTGACCGACCTACTCCTGAAGTGGGCCGTACTGTTGTTGATAAGGAGACAACTCTTCTGTCAAGCCAAGCACAAACTTCAACCTCTGAGCCTGACTCAACACTGTTCAGTGGTGATGTATCGCCCACAGGTTCTCTACAGAATCAAGATGCGCAACCTCCTGTAGCAATTCAAGCACCAGCTACTCAGTCTCTACAAGGTTCTGCACCTACTCATGATGATTCATTAGGAAAATtcgagtcaccaagacaagcCTCGACTGATCAAGTCATGGCACCTGTGAGTGACTCAGCGGCACCTGTGGATGCTTCACAAGTTACTGAAACAG GTCAAGATTCTGCTGAGTCTATACAACCCCCTTTCTCTTCTGAGCCAACAGAAGACAACACTGTTGTTACTGCAGCTGATCAAACCAAGGATGTGGAGACAGAAATTCACCAACAAGCCATAGCACCTGCTCCTGACTCAGCTAAAACTCCATTCCCAGGAACTCAGGATGCATCAAGGAAAATTCAAGAAAGTACTCCTGATAATGGTCACATCAATGAACCTTTTCCAAGCCAAGAGCAAATGCTTCTTGGGGGGAGCAGTTCTCAACCGCGTGAAGGACAGATTACTGATCCATATGGAACCAATGTTAATGGAAGGACTGGCACATCTTTATCTAGCCAAGCAAATAGTGCAGACCCTGGGTCTGATTTGGCACCTACCCACACTGATGTTCACGCTTCAGTTGATGAAGGACCAACTGGAATTTATTTTGCTGCGCCTGGAGCACAGAAGCAGCTACCTGCGGAAACACAAGATGTATCCCTTGATTCCTCCAGTAAAACTAAATCAACTGGTCAAGAATCCATGGCACCGACAAGGGACCTTGCATCTTCTCCGGACACTCAGCTTGATTCCTCACGAACACAACACGAAGCTGCCCCAGCTGGACAAAAATTTGCTGTATCAG ATCAAGGATTTTCCAATGCTTCAAAATCACCTTCCTTTGCTGAACCAAGGAAAGAAGAGACAAATGCTGGCGCTGCTGATCAAGTAAGTGTACCACAGACAACTGCTGCCCATAAGATCCCAAGTGCAACATCAGATGCTCCACAAGGTGTTGAACCAG GTCAGGTATCTGCTCATGCTTCAGAACCACCTTTCTCTGCTGAAGCAAGTAACGAGACCTCTcatgctgctcgtgctcctgaatcaCACGAAGGGACTACCCCTCAAGTGCGTAGTCCTGTGGTTGATGCAAAGACAACACTTCCATCTAGGCAAGTGCAAACTGCAAATGCTGGACCTGATTCAACACCAATCAGTGGTGATGTGCCAGACAGAAGTTCTCTACACAATCAAGAGGCACAACTTTCTGCAGCAACTCAAGTGCCAACTATTCAGGCTCAAGGTTCTGCGTCCACCAAGAATGAACCTGCTGATTCCTTATTAGGAGATATCAAGTCACGGAGACAACTGCCAACTGATGAAGTTATGGCGCCTATAACAAGCTTCGCAGCACCTTCAGATTCTTCACAAGGCACTGAACCAG GTACAAATTCAGCTCAGCCTTCAGAAGAAGCTTCATTTGATTTTTCGAGTGATGAGAAACCCACTACGACTCAAGGTGATCAAGCTAAAACCCTACCAAATGTTGATCTACCAACCAGTCAAGTAGCTGGGCAATCTGAAAGTGAAGACTTCAGAAGAGTGGACTCCCAAGAGAACTTGAAAGGGGCATCACCCAATGAACCCAAGACGCAACAGCAACTTCAGCAGTTCAACACTCAATCATTTAAAGAGAACAACGAAGAAGCTGACGAACCAGGGAACCCACAACCGAGTGAGCAAGCTATTATTGACTCACCAGAGGGCAATGAGAACCAAGCTGAACAAACTAAACCACGTGACACTGAAACTGGTGGGCCAGAAGACATGGAGGCCTCAGAAAATAGCAATCAGAAGAACAGCAGAATATCTCAAGTGGAAACTTCAGATCATTCAGGAAAAGAAGCCTCAGGAGTTCAGCGGCTGGCTGAGAACACAAAAGATGCTCCCAACTCAACCGAGGATGTACCAGGTGATGTCGAAGCATTTAGTAAATCCAAGGAAAGCTCAAGGTCTTCTGAAGAACCCAAGGTGCAGCTACAGTCTGTTGACGAGAATGGTAGCTCAGAAACCGGGCAACCTACAGAAGGAGACCTTCCAGCAAATAGCTACCAGAACGGCGGTAGACAATCTCAGGCAGAGGCTTTAGATAAATCTGACGAACAATCTTATCCTGGTATTCAGAACAAGGACAGGGACTCGGGCAGATCGAACGACTCAGCCGATCCAACCAAGACTGGCGACATGGAAGATTAA